The Camelina sativa cultivar DH55 chromosome 14, Cs, whole genome shotgun sequence genome includes a window with the following:
- the LOC104739815 gene encoding protein BRANCHLESS TRICHOME-like yields MESITKWDLGSLRTYYSIEPWEKFQEEEVLDISLVPQLQGELWKAQSRIKELEAEKYVSCFIRNQRFEREKTTDPAVDYLKEKLSKEREEMKRAKAENSRLKKKILNMESSVNRLRRERDTMEKVCEELVTRIDELKANARRMWNETEEEREMLQMAEMWREERVRVKFTEAKLSLQEKYEEMDLYVNELEKCLEMAKEVGGIDEMRLRRGEGLIKIARSLEPIDDKIRF; encoded by the coding sequence ATGGAGAGCATAACGAAGTGGGACTTGGGATCACTCCGAACTTATTACTCCATTGAACCTTGGGAGAAGTTTCAAGAAGAGGAGGTTCTAGACATTAGCCTTGTTCCTCAACTTCAAGGGGAGTTATGGAAGGCTCAATCGAGAATCAAAGAGCTCGAGGCCGAAAAGTATGTATCGTGTTTCATAAGAAACcaaagatttgagagagaaaaaactaCTGATCCAGCTGTTGACTACTTGAAGGAGAAGTTAAGCAAAGAGAGGGAAGAAATGAAAAGAGCTAAAGCTGAGAATTCTAggttaaagaagaagattttgaatATGGAATCATCAGTGAATCggttgagaagagaaagagatacaaTGGAGAAAGTGTGCGAGGAACTGGTTACAAGGATAGATGAATTGAAGGCGAATGCAAGGAGGATGTGGAACGAGACTGAGGAGGAGAGGGAAATGTTGCAGATGGCTGAGATGTGGAGGGAAGAAAGGGTTAGGGTTAAGTTCACAGAAGCTAAACTTTCCTTGCAAGAAAAATACGAGGAGATGGACTTGTATGTAAATGAGTTAGAGAAGTGTTTGGAGATGGCGAAAGAAGTAGGAGGTATTGATGAGATGAGGCTGAGGAGAGGTGAAGGTTTAATAAAGATTGCAAGATCTTTGGAACCTATAGATGATAAGATTAGATTCTGA
- the LOC104739816 gene encoding uncharacterized protein LOC104739816 has product MARGRKLTMSQSERYLGSGYSYGDGNVSDEPELTEEDIWSHAVDHSPEMLESHGAWNTRDAVVRNGRVGGGLSLAFEDASSSPRIVHQIRCGGEGGGGGGERVQRQLASSAPVNVPDWSKIYRVNSVESIHESDEEDEEDSGMMMPPHEYLAKSQKRRSRKSGGGLGGGASVFEGVGRTLKGRELRRVRDAIWSQTGFYG; this is encoded by the coding sequence ATGGCAAGAGGTCGAAAGCTGACGATGAGCCAGAGCGAGAGGTATCTTGGAAGCGGCTACAGCTACGGAGACGGTAACGTGAGCGACGAACCAGAGCTCACGGAGGAGGACATCTGGTCACACGCCGTCGATCATAGCCCGGAGATGCTGGAGTCTCATGGAGCGTGGAACACACGCGATGCTGTGGTGAGGAATGGGCGTGTCGGTGGTGGTTTGTCGTTGGCGTTTGAGGACGCGTCGTCGTCGCCGAGGATCGTGCATCAGATACGTTgcggaggagaaggaggaggggGAGGAGGAGAAAGAGTTCAGCGGCAGTTGGCATCGTCGGCGCCGGTGAACGTGCCTGACTGGAGTAAGATATATAGGGTCAACTCGGTTGAGTCGATACACGAGTCGGAtgaagaggacgaggaagatTCAGGGATGATGATGCCGCCGCATGAGTACCTAGCGAAGAGCCAAAAGCGGCGGAGCAGGAAATCTGGCGGCGGATTAGGCGGAGGCGCGTCGGTGTTTGAAGGAGTTGGAAGGACTCTCAAAGGACGAGAATTAAGGCGCGTTCGTGACGCGATTTGGAGCCAAACAGGCTTCTACGGCTAA